A DNA window from Camelina sativa cultivar DH55 chromosome 17, Cs, whole genome shotgun sequence contains the following coding sequences:
- the LOC104759459 gene encoding interferon-related developmental regulator 1: MGRKSQRNKNATMFDSDDDTSSVSSSSTMPSSERVLNDDVTVHKDALLDQSLDALYEKRSSTREQALASIVDAFNSDLQHEFVENKFATLLHQCLHCVKKGSTKETALASHVIGLLALTVGLGDQAKEVLEESVTPLSQALKSGREILKITSVLECLAIITFVGGADPEQTEKSMQIIWQMIHPKLGSNVVATKPSPAVISAVVSSWAFLLTTVDRWTLGPKIWQETVAYLSTLLEKDDRSVRIAAGEALAVIFELGTLEKFSAEAKGSANGTLKEGTVSQESLMHMHGLKAKVTKQVRELSAEAGGKGSAKKDLNTQRNLFKDLVEFLEDGYAPETSTKVGGDYLETSTWYQMIQLNYLKHFLGGGFIKHMQENEFLHDVFSFTPKKIGGGKMTNDEKRLFKSPNSALNKARTQFLTKQRMLAKNMNIGHYAATETMEE, encoded by the exons ATGGGGAGGA aaTCACAGCGTAATAAGAACGCGACAATGtttgatagtgatgatgatacaaGTAGTGTAAGCTCTTCCTCCACCATGCCATCATCTGAGAGAGTCTTGAATGATGATGTCACTGTTCACAAAGATGCTTTGTTGGATCAATCCCTTGATGCTCTCTACGAGAAgag GAGTTCAACGAGAGAGCAAGCTTTGGCTTCCATTGTTGATGCATTTAACAGCGACTTGCAGCATGAGTTTGTCGAAAACAA GTTTGCGACTTTATTGCATCAGTGTTTACACTGCGTTAAGAAAGGGTCTACCAAGGAGACCGCATTAGCTTCTCATGTTATTG GGTTGCTAGCATTAACTGTTGGACTTGGGGATCAAGCTAAAGAGGTTTTGGAAGAATCTGTTACTCCTCTTTCTCAAGCCCTTAAATCTGGTCGTGAAATCTTGAAAATAACTTCG GTACTCGAGTGTTTAGCAATCATAACCTTTGTTGGTGGGGCTGATCCAGAGCAAACCGAGAAATCGATGCAGATTATCTGGCAAATGATCCACCCCAAACTAGGGTCTAAT GTTGTGGCAACCAAACCTTCACCTGCTGTAATAAGTGCTGTTGTCTCTTCCTGGGCATTTCTGCTCACAACTGTTGATCGCTGGACACTAGGTCCTAAAATTTGGCAAGA GACCGTAGCTTATCTCTCTACATTGTTGGAAAAGGATGACCGATCTGTACGTATAGCTGCTGGTGAAGCTCTTGCGGTGATTTTTGAGTTGGGAACTCTAGAGAAGTTCTCTGCCGAAGCCAAAGGGTCTGCTAATGGAACACTGAAAGAAGGAACTGTTTCTCAGGAGTCATTGATGCACATGCATGGCTTGAAGGCTAAAGTCACTAAGCAAGTTAGAGAGCTCTCTGCAGAGGCAGGTGGTAAAGGTTCTGCGAAGAAAGATCTCAACACCCAACGAAATTTGTTCAAAGATCTTGTTGAATTTCTTGAG gATGGATACGCTCCTGAAACCTCGACAAAAGTGGGAGGGGACTATTTAGAGACGTCAACGTGGTATCAGATGATTCAGTTGAATTATTTGAAACATTTCCTTGGGGGTGGTTTTATTAAGCATATGCAg GAGAATGAATTCCTTCATGATGTAT TTAGTTTCACTCCAAAGAAGATTGGTGGAGGAAAGATGACTAATGATGAAAAG AGGTTGTTTAAATCACCAAACTCAGCTCTCAACAAAGCAAGAACGCAGTTCCTGACCAAGCAGAGGATGTTAGCTAAG AATATGAACATTGGGCATTACGCAGCGACAGAAACGATGGAGGAATGA
- the LOC104757111 gene encoding activating signal cointegrator 1 complex subunit 2-like isoform X2 gives MKDKKLLDLPKLLDICAIYGHENAELTKSLIENAVKSQNWIPESLNMMLSHFLGILHTMHHRCTSSLETLVSSEDHGHKQLHSDLLEVMDFINDGVVSLDAFISAYTPAVIILACPVETSYGSDEVLRSLVLLHDSLLPSLHHGFQVLFKDGDHDSLSDISTSLNMLSTRIGSLCWNILDNCYLSNDVFNHETSIPAVTKMFPSRVEDPMVRADILIQTFREISGLSEQSVDSKNRLLQKLEKNYRIIDRLRSLQTAGWLSMEDEQLQYLSMIMLHSADTFSMKESPLLLTDGGNTKDLMDGSAVVMQSKISQIKDIFPDYGNGFLAACLEAYNQNPEEVIQRILEGTLHEDLQRLDTSLETMPQPKTAPTLRSKDKGKGKLIESDTSSSAIYTGQPITRPSLPASSASSTAVGRFVRKPKDDIPSYKILDARKESDRERNAALLAQYEYDDEYDDSFDDLGLSVAESGTEESGAFDNRAGSAGSEPSDAPKWGSKKNPQFYVKDGKNYSYKVAGAVAVANANEASLINEAEGDKILGLGRGGNIPLGAVRKLTEYQGQRDEKGQPNVNANTGDGRENGRSSRGGRGRGRGRGMGNREHQPQEKSYENNNNNSEVSTEAENGGGRGRGRGRGRGGGGGGRNHNHKDRAMKKHIASVSGF, from the exons ATGAAG GACAAGAAGTTACTGGACTTGCCaaaattattggatatttgCGCTATATATGGACATGAGAATGCAGAACTCACAAAATCTTTA ATTGAAAATGCTGTGAAATCACAAAATTGGATTCCTGAAAGTTTGAATATGATGCTGTCTCATTTCTTGGGCATCCTGCACACAATGCATCACCGTTGCACCTCATCTTTGGAG ACCTTAGTATCAAGTGAAGACCATGGACATAAACAACTCCATTCAGACCTTTTGGAG GTTATGGACTTCATTAATGATGGAGTTGTTTCTTTGGATGCTTTTATTTCTGCTTATACACCAGCTGTTATAATCTTAGCATGCCCTGTTGAGACAAG TTATGGGAGCGATGAAGTTCTTCGCAGCCTTGTTCTGTTGCATGATTCGTTGCTTCCATCACTTCATCATGGCTTTCAGGTCTTGTTCAAGGATGGAGACCATGATTCTCTTTCAGATATATCAACGAGTTTAAACATGTTATCAACAAGGATAGGAAGTTTATGTTGGAACATATTAGATAATTGTTATCTCAGCAATGATGTGTTCAATCACGAAACTTCAATTCCAGCTGTCACAAAGATGTTCCCGTCAAGAGTAGAGGACCCTATGGTGAGGGCAGATATATTGATTCAAACATTCAGGGAGATCAGTGGACTTTCTGAGCAGTCAGTGGATAGCAAGAACCGATTACTCCAAAAGCTTGAGAAGAATTACAGAATAATTGACAGACTTAGGAGTTTACAGACTGCAG GATGGCTATCAATGGAAGATGAGCAGCTTCAGTATTTGTCCATGATCATGTTGCATTCTGCAGACACTTTCTCTATGAAGGAGTCGCCGCTTCTTCTAACTGATGGTGGAAACACCAAAGATCTAATGGATGGGAGTGCTGTAGTTATGCAATCCAAGATCAGTCAGATAAAAGACATATTCCCTGATTATGGGAACGGTTTCTTAGCTGCATGTCTTGAAGCCTATAACCAGAATCCAGAAGAAGTTATACAGAGGATTCTTGAGGGAACACTCCATGAGGATTTGCAGCGGTTGGATACCTCACTGGAGACGATGCCACAACCTAAAACTGCTCCAACTCTTAGAAGCAAAGACAAAGGGAAAGGAAAGCTCATTGAATCTGACACTAGTAGCTCTGCTATTTACACAGGGCAACCGATCACACGTCCTTCACTTCCAGCTTCATCAGCCTCATCTACAGCGGTTGGTAGATTTGTCAGAAAGCCAAAGGATGATATTCCAAGCTACAAAATTCTCGATGCTAGAAAAGAATCCGACAGAGAGAGGAACGCAGCCCTACTTGCGCAATACGAATACGACGATGAATACGATGATTCTTTTGATGATCTGGGATTGAGTGTTGCGGAATCAGGTACAGAAGAAAGCGGGGCGTTTGATAACAGAGCTGGCTCAGCTGGATCGGAGCCTTCTGATGCTCCAAAGTGGGGTAGCAAAAAGAATCCTCAATTCTATGTGAAAGATGGTAAGAACTACAGTTACAAAGTGGCAGGCGCAGTTGCGGTGGCAAACGCAAACGAAGCTTCACTGATAAATGAAGCTGAGGGAGATAAGATACTTGGGTTGGGGCGTGGGGGAAACATCCCTCTCGGAGCGGTAAGAAAGCTGACAGAGTATCAGGGACAGAGAGATGAGAAGGGTCAGCCTAATGTGAATGCGAACACAGGAGATGGAAGAGAGAATGGGAGAAGCTCGAGAGGGGGAAGGGGAaggggaagaggaagaggaatgGGGAACAGAGAGCATCAACCGCAAGAGAAGAGTTAtgagaataataataacaactcaGAGGTTAGTACAGAGGCGGAGAATGGAGGAGGAAGGGGTCGAGGAAGgggacgaggaagaggaggaggtggtggagggagaaatcataatcataaagatAGAGCTATGAAAAAACACATTGCTAGTGTTTCTGGTTTTTAG
- the LOC104757111 gene encoding activating signal cointegrator 1 complex subunit 2-like isoform X1 — MSNRRSNRHDENPRYVPKGHQQQQQKFIPKPMNPTPTSNSTPFPVSLSSSLRQSDSSTASSRVSASGGSRVRIGDQGQLVAQGGGSFVNYLPQDEAVAAGLGSDDGGLDPVESQRVVDLLNRELSRLLKLNPRDFWREVASDASLHDFLDSFLQFRSRWYDFPFHGVKGIVAGVIVGEVELCRRVFMVLYRISSNKDPGARASDSLSLRDHEVLLQDKKLLDLPKLLDICAIYGHENAELTKSLIENAVKSQNWIPESLNMMLSHFLGILHTMHHRCTSSLETLVSSEDHGHKQLHSDLLEVMDFINDGVVSLDAFISAYTPAVIILACPVETSYGSDEVLRSLVLLHDSLLPSLHHGFQVLFKDGDHDSLSDISTSLNMLSTRIGSLCWNILDNCYLSNDVFNHETSIPAVTKMFPSRVEDPMVRADILIQTFREISGLSEQSVDSKNRLLQKLEKNYRIIDRLRSLQTAGWLSMEDEQLQYLSMIMLHSADTFSMKESPLLLTDGGNTKDLMDGSAVVMQSKISQIKDIFPDYGNGFLAACLEAYNQNPEEVIQRILEGTLHEDLQRLDTSLETMPQPKTAPTLRSKDKGKGKLIESDTSSSAIYTGQPITRPSLPASSASSTAVGRFVRKPKDDIPSYKILDARKESDRERNAALLAQYEYDDEYDDSFDDLGLSVAESGTEESGAFDNRAGSAGSEPSDAPKWGSKKNPQFYVKDGKNYSYKVAGAVAVANANEASLINEAEGDKILGLGRGGNIPLGAVRKLTEYQGQRDEKGQPNVNANTGDGRENGRSSRGGRGRGRGRGMGNREHQPQEKSYENNNNNSEVSTEAENGGGRGRGRGRGRGGGGGGRNHNHKDRAMKKHIASVSGF; from the exons ATGTCTAACCGACGCTCGAATCGGCATGACGAGAATCCAAGATACGTTCCCAAGGgtcatcagcagcagcagcagaaatTTATACCCAAACCAATGAATCCAACTCCTACCTCTAATTCTACTCCTTTCCccgtttctctctcttcttcgctTAGGCAATCAGATTCCTCCACCGCGAGTTCCAGAGTCTCCGCTTCGGGTGGTAGTAGGGTTAGGATTGGGGATCAGGGACAGTTGGTTGCTCAAGGCGGTGGCAGTTTCGTCAATTACTTGCCGCAGGATGAGGCTGTAGCTGCTGGTCTCGGCTCCGATGATGGAGGTTTGGATCCAGTTGAGTCTCAGCGAGTGGTCGATCTCCTCAATAGAGAGCTCTCAAGGCTCCTTAAGCTCAATCCTAGAGATTTTTGGCGAGAAG TGGCTAGTGATGCATCGTTGCATGATTTTCTGGATAGCTTCCTGCAGTTTAGGAGCAGATGGTATGATTTCCCTTTTCATGGTGTCAAGGGGATTGTTGCTGGTGTAATTGTTGGAGAAGTCGAGTTATGTCGCCGTGTTTTCATGGTCTTGTATAGAAT ATCGTCCAATAAGGATCCCGGTGCTCGAGCTTCTGATAGCCTCAGTCTGAGAGATCATGAAG TTCTCTTGCAGGACAAGAAGTTACTGGACTTGCCaaaattattggatatttgCGCTATATATGGACATGAGAATGCAGAACTCACAAAATCTTTA ATTGAAAATGCTGTGAAATCACAAAATTGGATTCCTGAAAGTTTGAATATGATGCTGTCTCATTTCTTGGGCATCCTGCACACAATGCATCACCGTTGCACCTCATCTTTGGAG ACCTTAGTATCAAGTGAAGACCATGGACATAAACAACTCCATTCAGACCTTTTGGAG GTTATGGACTTCATTAATGATGGAGTTGTTTCTTTGGATGCTTTTATTTCTGCTTATACACCAGCTGTTATAATCTTAGCATGCCCTGTTGAGACAAG TTATGGGAGCGATGAAGTTCTTCGCAGCCTTGTTCTGTTGCATGATTCGTTGCTTCCATCACTTCATCATGGCTTTCAGGTCTTGTTCAAGGATGGAGACCATGATTCTCTTTCAGATATATCAACGAGTTTAAACATGTTATCAACAAGGATAGGAAGTTTATGTTGGAACATATTAGATAATTGTTATCTCAGCAATGATGTGTTCAATCACGAAACTTCAATTCCAGCTGTCACAAAGATGTTCCCGTCAAGAGTAGAGGACCCTATGGTGAGGGCAGATATATTGATTCAAACATTCAGGGAGATCAGTGGACTTTCTGAGCAGTCAGTGGATAGCAAGAACCGATTACTCCAAAAGCTTGAGAAGAATTACAGAATAATTGACAGACTTAGGAGTTTACAGACTGCAG GATGGCTATCAATGGAAGATGAGCAGCTTCAGTATTTGTCCATGATCATGTTGCATTCTGCAGACACTTTCTCTATGAAGGAGTCGCCGCTTCTTCTAACTGATGGTGGAAACACCAAAGATCTAATGGATGGGAGTGCTGTAGTTATGCAATCCAAGATCAGTCAGATAAAAGACATATTCCCTGATTATGGGAACGGTTTCTTAGCTGCATGTCTTGAAGCCTATAACCAGAATCCAGAAGAAGTTATACAGAGGATTCTTGAGGGAACACTCCATGAGGATTTGCAGCGGTTGGATACCTCACTGGAGACGATGCCACAACCTAAAACTGCTCCAACTCTTAGAAGCAAAGACAAAGGGAAAGGAAAGCTCATTGAATCTGACACTAGTAGCTCTGCTATTTACACAGGGCAACCGATCACACGTCCTTCACTTCCAGCTTCATCAGCCTCATCTACAGCGGTTGGTAGATTTGTCAGAAAGCCAAAGGATGATATTCCAAGCTACAAAATTCTCGATGCTAGAAAAGAATCCGACAGAGAGAGGAACGCAGCCCTACTTGCGCAATACGAATACGACGATGAATACGATGATTCTTTTGATGATCTGGGATTGAGTGTTGCGGAATCAGGTACAGAAGAAAGCGGGGCGTTTGATAACAGAGCTGGCTCAGCTGGATCGGAGCCTTCTGATGCTCCAAAGTGGGGTAGCAAAAAGAATCCTCAATTCTATGTGAAAGATGGTAAGAACTACAGTTACAAAGTGGCAGGCGCAGTTGCGGTGGCAAACGCAAACGAAGCTTCACTGATAAATGAAGCTGAGGGAGATAAGATACTTGGGTTGGGGCGTGGGGGAAACATCCCTCTCGGAGCGGTAAGAAAGCTGACAGAGTATCAGGGACAGAGAGATGAGAAGGGTCAGCCTAATGTGAATGCGAACACAGGAGATGGAAGAGAGAATGGGAGAAGCTCGAGAGGGGGAAGGGGAaggggaagaggaagaggaatgGGGAACAGAGAGCATCAACCGCAAGAGAAGAGTTAtgagaataataataacaactcaGAGGTTAGTACAGAGGCGGAGAATGGAGGAGGAAGGGGTCGAGGAAGgggacgaggaagaggaggaggtggtggagggagaaatcataatcataaagatAGAGCTATGAAAAAACACATTGCTAGTGTTTCTGGTTTTTAG